One Rissa tridactyla isolate bRisTri1 chromosome 1, bRisTri1.patW.cur.20221130, whole genome shotgun sequence DNA segment encodes these proteins:
- the CCND2 gene encoding G1/S-specific cyclin-D2 isoform X4: MELLCCEVDPMRRALPDPNLLYDDRVLHNLLTIEERYLPQCSYFKCVQKDIQPFMRRMVATWMLEVCEEQKCEEEVFPLAMNYLDRFLAVVPTRKCHLQLLGTVCMFLASKLKETIPLTAEKLCIYTDNSIKPQELLEWELVVLGKLKWNLAAVTPHDFIEHILRKLPLPKDKLLLIRKHAQTFIALCATDFNFALYPPSMIATGSVGAAICGLQLNDGDRFTDLLAKITNIDVV, encoded by the exons ATGGAGCTGCTGTGCTGCGAGGTGGATCCCATGAGGAGAGCTCTGCCTGACCCAAACTTGCTCTACGATGACCGCGTTTTGCACAACTTACTAACCATAGAGGAGAGGTATCTGCCCCAATGCTCCTACTTCAAGTGCGTCCAGAAGGACATCCAGCCCTTCATGAGGAGGATGGTGGCCACTTGGATGCTGGAG GTCTGCGAAGAGCAGAAGTGCGAAGAAGAAGTTTTCCCTCTGGCCATGAATTACTTGGACCGATTTTTAGCTGTGGTGCCCACTCGAAAGTGCCATCTGCAACTGCTGGGGACGGTGTGCATGTTCCTGGCCTCCAAGCTGAAAGAGACAATCCCCCTCACAGCCGAGAAGCTGTGCATATATACGGACAATTCCATCAAACCCCAAGAGCTGCTG gaatgggagctggtggtgctggggaagTTGAAGTGGAACCTCGCAGCTGTCACCCCGCACGATTTCATCGAACACATCCTAAGGAAGTTGCCTCTACCTAAAGACAAGTTGCTTTTGATCCGGAAGCATGCACAAACATTCATTGCCCTTTGTGCCACAG ATTTTAACTTTGCCCTGTACCCACCGTCAATGATAGCAACTGGAAGTGTGGGAGCAGCCATCTGTGGCCTTCAGCTCAATGACGGGGACAGGTTCACGGACCTCCTGGCCAAGATCACAAACATAGATGTG gtcTGA
- the CCND2 gene encoding G1/S-specific cyclin-D2 isoform X3, translating to MELLCCEVDPMRRALPDPNLLYDDRVLHNLLTIEERYLPQCSYFKCVQKDIQPFMRRMVATWMLEVCEEQKCEEEVFPLAMNYLDRFLAVVPTRKCHLQLLGTVCMFLASKLKETIPLTAEKLCIYTDNSIKPQELLEWELVVLGKLKWNLAAVTPHDFIEHILRKLPLPKDKLLLIRKHAQTFIALCATDFNFALYPPSMIATGSVGAAICGLQLNDGDRFTDLLAKITNIDVVVNCYSVAAGSDAETVVIRKDLS from the exons ATGGAGCTGCTGTGCTGCGAGGTGGATCCCATGAGGAGAGCTCTGCCTGACCCAAACTTGCTCTACGATGACCGCGTTTTGCACAACTTACTAACCATAGAGGAGAGGTATCTGCCCCAATGCTCCTACTTCAAGTGCGTCCAGAAGGACATCCAGCCCTTCATGAGGAGGATGGTGGCCACTTGGATGCTGGAG GTCTGCGAAGAGCAGAAGTGCGAAGAAGAAGTTTTCCCTCTGGCCATGAATTACTTGGACCGATTTTTAGCTGTGGTGCCCACTCGAAAGTGCCATCTGCAACTGCTGGGGACGGTGTGCATGTTCCTGGCCTCCAAGCTGAAAGAGACAATCCCCCTCACAGCCGAGAAGCTGTGCATATATACGGACAATTCCATCAAACCCCAAGAGCTGCTG gaatgggagctggtggtgctggggaagTTGAAGTGGAACCTCGCAGCTGTCACCCCGCACGATTTCATCGAACACATCCTAAGGAAGTTGCCTCTACCTAAAGACAAGTTGCTTTTGATCCGGAAGCATGCACAAACATTCATTGCCCTTTGTGCCACAG ATTTTAACTTTGCCCTGTACCCACCGTCAATGATAGCAACTGGAAGTGTGGGAGCAGCCATCTGTGGCCTTCAGCTCAATGACGGGGACAGGTTCACGGACCTCCTGGCCAAGATCACAAACATAGATGTG